A window from Drosophila willistoni isolate 14030-0811.24 chromosome XR unlocalized genomic scaffold, UCI_dwil_1.1 Seg143, whole genome shotgun sequence encodes these proteins:
- the LOC6645348 gene encoding claspin isoform X2: MSETVAEIAVTAENDEHEDDSMEKLQLDEEDENNISVEDLLGGKSLMMSDSEGEGGSEVSKVTEKNEATDENDNKEGEEEEALPCVPNKVKSISAVIDSDSEEEFKPKPKKKISALIDSDSDVDQEKIVVKQTDSLVPQQKKKISAIIDTDSEEEEKEEPHEQPQKEIKEQKRNKKLKQRSISDDEESNVKSPSQDKQNTLIDSESESDQSNDEEDAEDQEKSSDIPSEKPKKAKPMRASAKKALDGMQAIQSEQQRLHREAQISVPYHQPKPRTLKEFLNRRTINMPLATAMAGGSPMPNKQPRKSLGLRMTSDELEAYAKLMDEREKEATEFFKSESENEDEQMQPESEEPVNIKGNQGVGDEIVDKESNLQLDTEVVEEAMEKPIHEDEVLEKELAATETIITSPSKVCLITEVVELPKLDLSTLNITPPSKPATPKISEAIKRLKMEKSSDVSPSIKGDANMVIDLDTGDMFAKKPTGVDDLLQRLMKTREAKKHKTTETVNILSTEHGKVELSKVNIHLHDEEPVNKEQKPGAAYIKMQEQLKSLITKKRLEDLRKKKAEELEEGDEHDENDDEEGMDVDEEYEPEDKDEQTKIAINEDEEIVDEPEDAQEEEDHVEDVVDSDVDEEKEAEASSSSSSESENDTQTIKKKNRIIRPFQEDDNSDEEDDLLQTPKPNTTLAPMTATQLQLSAHKLFDTEVRRTASDEENELLDLCSGQFPRSQMSGTKETAADPLISQIPMTQFRASSEAPNELEGLCSGSFATQQPENEQEAKQNSLPMPEITTKILSSDEEEPKDTTRPETEKPRQKKLTKKRQKKKAKLGFSDDEDSDTDEDCDEEDDIGDQIEEVPETFVDYDSEENEVVVEMTKKDRKLRAANFVDKEAELSESEWGSADEDEKNMDNYDIELGDEDEFDREKLRNELEQIHARKMLDQDIREVRKIKEMLIEDDEGAVRQRQFRWKNAESGFSLEDQRNLENGATNEGSGDEENEHLWRKIRFEREQLLLEKGLKGTESLPAPLSPALNNATGSIRKLNIITAKKKTVETVKKSSPFLITKTVTSMQQKQQTKAVRGSFLVRDKETLTKLAGLTKGASGTDVDGTAGTVSVNISKAKNFVFATLTEEEHENQKRKAADLLNSSSETGINFMKKPRLEPRREKCLIDQLL; the protein is encoded by the exons ATGAGTGAAACTGTTGCAGAAATTGCAGTTACAGCTGAAAACGATGAACATGAAGATGATTCAATGGAGAAACTGCAGCTCGACGAGGAAGACGAAAACAACATTTCGGTTGAAGATTTGCTTGGTGGCAAGAGTTTGATGATGTCGGATAGTGAAGGTGAAGGTGGTAGTGAAGTGTCCAAAGTTACAGAAAAGAACGAGGCAACCGACGAGAATGATAATAAAGAGGGTGAAGAAGAGGAGGCTTTACCTTGTGTACCCAACAAGGTGAAATCCATATCTGCTGTCATTGATTCGGACAGTGAGGAAGAGTTCAAACCAAAACCCAAGAAGAAAATATCTGCGCTAATTGATTCCGATAGTGATGTTGATCAGGAGAAGATTGTGGTGAAACAAACGGACAGTTTAGTTCCccaacagaaaaagaaaatatcagcTATTATCGACACAGATagtgaggaggaggagaaggaggaacCGCATGAGCAACcacaaaaagaaatcaaagaaCAGAAGCggaacaaaaaattgaaacaaagaTCAATCAGCGATGATGAGGAGTCTAACGTAAAGAGTCCGTCACAAGACAAACAGAATACCCTGATCGACTCTGAATCAGAATCAGACCAAAGTAATGATGAAGAAGACGCAGAAGATCAGGAAAAGTCATCAGATATACCCAGCGAGAAACCTAAAAAAGCTAAACCCATGAGG GCATCAGCCAAAAAGGCTCTCGACGGAATGCAGGCTATACAGAGTGAGCAACAACGGTTACATCGTGAGGCTCAAATTAGTGTGCCATATCACCAGCCCAAGCCAAGGACTCTCAAGGAGTTTCTAAATCGTCGCACCATTAACATGCCCCTGGCCACGGCCATGGCCGGTGGCAGTCCCATGCCCAATAAACAGCCGAGAAAATCTCTTGGACTTCGCATGACCAGCGATGAGCTGGAGGCTTATGC AAAACTTATGGATGAACGAGAAAAGGAGGCAACTGAATTCTTTAAATCTGAATCAGAAAACGAAGACGAGCAGATGCAGCCAGAAAGTGAAGAGCCAGTTAATATTAAGGGAAATCAAGGCGTAGGTGATGAAATAGTCGATAAAGAGAGCAACTTACAATTGGATACAGAAGTAGTCGAAGAAGCCATGGAGAAGCCAATCCATGAGGATGAGGTCTTAGAGAAAGAGTTAGCAGCAACTGAAACAATTATAACTTCTCCAAGCAAAGTATGCCTAATCACCGAGGTTGTTGAGTTGCCCAAGCTGGATTTGAGTACACTTAACATAACGCCTCCCTCCAAGCCTGCCACGCCAAAGATTAGCGAGGCTATCAAACGTTTAAAGATGGAGAAGAGTTCAGATGTGAGTCCATCAATAAAGGGAGATGCCAATATGGTCATTGATCTGGACACGGGAGATATGTTTGCCAAAAAACCTACCGGCGTCGATGATTTGCTTCAACGCTTGATGAAGACACGCGAggcaaaaaaacacaagacaACGGAAACAGTCAA TATACTATCTACGGAGCATGGCAAGGTGGAACTGTCGAAGGTAAACATACATCTACACGATGAGGAACCTGTCAACAAGGAGCAGAAACCAGGTGCAGCCTATATTAAAATGCAGGAGCAATTGAAGTCTCTGATCACAAAGAAACGCTTAGAAGATTTACGCAAAAAAAAAGCCGAAGAATTGGAAGAAGGTGACGAACATGATgaaaatgatgatgaagaaggCATGGATGTGGATGAAGAATATGAGCCAGAAGATAAGGATGAACAAACGAAAATCGCCATTAACGAAGATGAAGAAATCGTTGATGAACCAGAAGACgcacaagaagaagaagatcaTGTCGAAGATGTTGTCGATTCAGATGTGGATGAAGAAAAGGAAGCAGAAGCAAGCAGTAGTAGCAGCAGTGAAAGTGAAAACGATACACAGACTattaaaaagaagaatcgTATTATACGACCCTTCCAAGAGGACGACAACTCCGATGAAGAGGACGATCTCTTGCAGACACCAAAACCCAATACAACATTGGCTCCAATGACTGCCACACAGTTGCAGTTATCGGCTCACAAATTGTTTGATACAGAGGTGCGGCGGACAGCCAGCGATGAGGAGAACGAATTGCTTGATCTATGCTCCGGACAATTTCCCCGTTCCCAAATGTCCGGCACAAAGGAGACGGCAGCTGATCCCCTGATCAGTCAGATACCCATGACACAATTTAGGGCCAGCAGCGAAGCACCAAATGAGCTAGAGGGGCTATGTTCGGGCAGCTTTGCAACACAGCAGCCCGAGAATGAGCAggaagcaaaacaaaattcattacCTATGCCAGAAATCACTACTAAAATATTGTCTAGCGATGAAGAGGAGCCTAAGGACACAACGCGTCCCGAAACAGAGAAACCGCGACAAAAGAAACTTAccaaaaaaaggcaaaagaaaaaagccaAATTGGGTTTCTCCGATGACGAAGATAGCGACACAGATGAAGACTGCGACGAGGAGGATGATATTGGTGACCAGATTGAAGAAGTGCCGGAAACATTTGTGGACTACGATTCCGAGGAGAACGAAGTTGTGGTGGAAATGACTAAAAAGGATCGTAAACTTCGAGCTGCTAATTTTGTGGATAAAGAAGCTGAACTCTCTGAATCGGAATGGGGTTCCGCCGATGAAGATGAGAAAAATATGGATAATTATGATATCGAACTTGGTGATGAAGATGAGTTTGATCGAGAGAAATTGCGCAACGAGTTGGAGCAAATCCACGC TCGAAAAATGCTCGACCAGGATATACGAGAAGTACGTAAGATCAAGGAGATGCTCATCGAAGATGATGAAGGAGCTGTACGACAGCGTCAATTTCGCTGGAAGAACGCCGAAAGTGGATTTAGTCTTGAGGATCAACGCAATCTGGAAAATGGTGCCACTAATGAGGGCAGCGGCGACGAGGAAAACGAACATCTGTGGCGTAAAATACGTTTTGAGCGGGAACAATTGCTTTTGGAGAAAGGTTTGAAAGGAACCGAATCATTGCCAGCTCCCCTCTCCCCTGCTCTAAACAACGCCACCGGAAGTATACGGAAATTAAACATTATCAcagctaaaaagaaaacagtGGAGACTGTTAAGAAAAGCTCCCCCTTCCTGATCACAAAAACTGTGACCAGTAtgcagcagaaacaacaaacgAAGGCAGTCCGTGGCTCTTTCCTTGTCCGAGATAAAGAAACTCTGACCAAATTGGCAGGCCTAACCAAGGGAGCAAGTGGCACAGATGTTGATGGAACAGCGGGCACTGTTTCTGTAAATATATCTAAGGCCAAAAACTTTGTATTCGCCACCTTGACTGAAGAAGAACACGAG AATCAAAAACGAAAAGCAGCCGATTTgctcaacagcagcagcgaaACAGGCattaattttatgaaaaaacCACGTCTGGAACCGCGTCGGGAAAAGTGCCTTATTGATCAACTACTATAG
- the LOC6645348 gene encoding claspin isoform X1, giving the protein MSETVAEIAVTAENDEHEDDSMEKLQLDEEDENNISVEDLLGGKSLMMSDSEGEGGSEVSKVTEKNEATDENDNKEGEEEEALPCVPNKVKSISAVIDSDSEEEFKPKPKKKISALIDSDSDVDQEKIVVKQTDSLVPQQKKKISAIIDTDSEEEEKEEPHEQPQKEIKEQKRNKKLKQRSISDDEESNVKSPSQDKQNTLIDSESESDQSNDEEDAEDQEKSSDIPSEKPKKAKPMRASAKKALDGMQAIQSEQQRLHREAQISVPYHQPKPRTLKEFLNRRTINMPLATAMAGGSPMPNKQPRKSLGLRMTSDELEAYAKLMDEREKEATEFFKSESENEDEQMQPESEEPVNIKGNQGVGDEIVDKESNLQLDTEVVEEAMEKPIHEDEVLEKELAATETIITSPSKVCLITEVVELPKLDLSTLNITPPSKPATPKISEAIKRLKMEKSSDVSPSIKGDANMVIDLDTGDMFAKKPTGVDDLLQRLMKTREAKKHKTTETVNILSTEHGKVELSKVNIHLHDEEPVNKEQKPGAAYIKMQEQLKSLITKKRLEDLRKKKAEELEEGDEHDENDDEEGMDVDEEYEPEDKDEQTKIAINEDEEIVDEPEDAQEEEDHVEDVVDSDVDEEKEAEASSSSSSESENDTQTIKKKNRIIRPFQEDDNSDEEDDLLQTPKPNTTLAPMTATQLQLSAHKLFDTEVRRTASDEENELLDLCSGQFPRSQMSGTKETAADPLISQIPMTQFRASSEAPNELEGLCSGSFATQQPENEQEAKQNSLPMPEITTKILSSDEEEPKDTTRPETEKPRQKKLTKKRQKKKAKLGFSDDEDSDTDEDCDEEDDIGDQIEEVPETFVDYDSEENEVVVEMTKKDRKLRAANFVDKEAELSESEWGSADEDEKNMDNYDIELGDEDEFDREKLRNELEQIHARKMLDQDIREVRKIKEMLIEDDEGAVRQRQFRWKNAESGFSLEDQRNLENGATNEGSGDEENEHLWRKIRFEREQLLLEKGLKGTESLPAPLSPALNNATGSIRKLNIITAKKKTVETVKKSSPFLITKTVTSMQQKQQTKAVRGSFLVRDKETLTKLAGLTKGASGTDVDGTAGTVSVNISKAKNFVFATLTEEEHELQNQKRKAADLLNSSSETGINFMKKPRLEPRREKCLIDQLL; this is encoded by the exons ATGAGTGAAACTGTTGCAGAAATTGCAGTTACAGCTGAAAACGATGAACATGAAGATGATTCAATGGAGAAACTGCAGCTCGACGAGGAAGACGAAAACAACATTTCGGTTGAAGATTTGCTTGGTGGCAAGAGTTTGATGATGTCGGATAGTGAAGGTGAAGGTGGTAGTGAAGTGTCCAAAGTTACAGAAAAGAACGAGGCAACCGACGAGAATGATAATAAAGAGGGTGAAGAAGAGGAGGCTTTACCTTGTGTACCCAACAAGGTGAAATCCATATCTGCTGTCATTGATTCGGACAGTGAGGAAGAGTTCAAACCAAAACCCAAGAAGAAAATATCTGCGCTAATTGATTCCGATAGTGATGTTGATCAGGAGAAGATTGTGGTGAAACAAACGGACAGTTTAGTTCCccaacagaaaaagaaaatatcagcTATTATCGACACAGATagtgaggaggaggagaaggaggaacCGCATGAGCAACcacaaaaagaaatcaaagaaCAGAAGCggaacaaaaaattgaaacaaagaTCAATCAGCGATGATGAGGAGTCTAACGTAAAGAGTCCGTCACAAGACAAACAGAATACCCTGATCGACTCTGAATCAGAATCAGACCAAAGTAATGATGAAGAAGACGCAGAAGATCAGGAAAAGTCATCAGATATACCCAGCGAGAAACCTAAAAAAGCTAAACCCATGAGG GCATCAGCCAAAAAGGCTCTCGACGGAATGCAGGCTATACAGAGTGAGCAACAACGGTTACATCGTGAGGCTCAAATTAGTGTGCCATATCACCAGCCCAAGCCAAGGACTCTCAAGGAGTTTCTAAATCGTCGCACCATTAACATGCCCCTGGCCACGGCCATGGCCGGTGGCAGTCCCATGCCCAATAAACAGCCGAGAAAATCTCTTGGACTTCGCATGACCAGCGATGAGCTGGAGGCTTATGC AAAACTTATGGATGAACGAGAAAAGGAGGCAACTGAATTCTTTAAATCTGAATCAGAAAACGAAGACGAGCAGATGCAGCCAGAAAGTGAAGAGCCAGTTAATATTAAGGGAAATCAAGGCGTAGGTGATGAAATAGTCGATAAAGAGAGCAACTTACAATTGGATACAGAAGTAGTCGAAGAAGCCATGGAGAAGCCAATCCATGAGGATGAGGTCTTAGAGAAAGAGTTAGCAGCAACTGAAACAATTATAACTTCTCCAAGCAAAGTATGCCTAATCACCGAGGTTGTTGAGTTGCCCAAGCTGGATTTGAGTACACTTAACATAACGCCTCCCTCCAAGCCTGCCACGCCAAAGATTAGCGAGGCTATCAAACGTTTAAAGATGGAGAAGAGTTCAGATGTGAGTCCATCAATAAAGGGAGATGCCAATATGGTCATTGATCTGGACACGGGAGATATGTTTGCCAAAAAACCTACCGGCGTCGATGATTTGCTTCAACGCTTGATGAAGACACGCGAggcaaaaaaacacaagacaACGGAAACAGTCAA TATACTATCTACGGAGCATGGCAAGGTGGAACTGTCGAAGGTAAACATACATCTACACGATGAGGAACCTGTCAACAAGGAGCAGAAACCAGGTGCAGCCTATATTAAAATGCAGGAGCAATTGAAGTCTCTGATCACAAAGAAACGCTTAGAAGATTTACGCAAAAAAAAAGCCGAAGAATTGGAAGAAGGTGACGAACATGATgaaaatgatgatgaagaaggCATGGATGTGGATGAAGAATATGAGCCAGAAGATAAGGATGAACAAACGAAAATCGCCATTAACGAAGATGAAGAAATCGTTGATGAACCAGAAGACgcacaagaagaagaagatcaTGTCGAAGATGTTGTCGATTCAGATGTGGATGAAGAAAAGGAAGCAGAAGCAAGCAGTAGTAGCAGCAGTGAAAGTGAAAACGATACACAGACTattaaaaagaagaatcgTATTATACGACCCTTCCAAGAGGACGACAACTCCGATGAAGAGGACGATCTCTTGCAGACACCAAAACCCAATACAACATTGGCTCCAATGACTGCCACACAGTTGCAGTTATCGGCTCACAAATTGTTTGATACAGAGGTGCGGCGGACAGCCAGCGATGAGGAGAACGAATTGCTTGATCTATGCTCCGGACAATTTCCCCGTTCCCAAATGTCCGGCACAAAGGAGACGGCAGCTGATCCCCTGATCAGTCAGATACCCATGACACAATTTAGGGCCAGCAGCGAAGCACCAAATGAGCTAGAGGGGCTATGTTCGGGCAGCTTTGCAACACAGCAGCCCGAGAATGAGCAggaagcaaaacaaaattcattacCTATGCCAGAAATCACTACTAAAATATTGTCTAGCGATGAAGAGGAGCCTAAGGACACAACGCGTCCCGAAACAGAGAAACCGCGACAAAAGAAACTTAccaaaaaaaggcaaaagaaaaaagccaAATTGGGTTTCTCCGATGACGAAGATAGCGACACAGATGAAGACTGCGACGAGGAGGATGATATTGGTGACCAGATTGAAGAAGTGCCGGAAACATTTGTGGACTACGATTCCGAGGAGAACGAAGTTGTGGTGGAAATGACTAAAAAGGATCGTAAACTTCGAGCTGCTAATTTTGTGGATAAAGAAGCTGAACTCTCTGAATCGGAATGGGGTTCCGCCGATGAAGATGAGAAAAATATGGATAATTATGATATCGAACTTGGTGATGAAGATGAGTTTGATCGAGAGAAATTGCGCAACGAGTTGGAGCAAATCCACGC TCGAAAAATGCTCGACCAGGATATACGAGAAGTACGTAAGATCAAGGAGATGCTCATCGAAGATGATGAAGGAGCTGTACGACAGCGTCAATTTCGCTGGAAGAACGCCGAAAGTGGATTTAGTCTTGAGGATCAACGCAATCTGGAAAATGGTGCCACTAATGAGGGCAGCGGCGACGAGGAAAACGAACATCTGTGGCGTAAAATACGTTTTGAGCGGGAACAATTGCTTTTGGAGAAAGGTTTGAAAGGAACCGAATCATTGCCAGCTCCCCTCTCCCCTGCTCTAAACAACGCCACCGGAAGTATACGGAAATTAAACATTATCAcagctaaaaagaaaacagtGGAGACTGTTAAGAAAAGCTCCCCCTTCCTGATCACAAAAACTGTGACCAGTAtgcagcagaaacaacaaacgAAGGCAGTCCGTGGCTCTTTCCTTGTCCGAGATAAAGAAACTCTGACCAAATTGGCAGGCCTAACCAAGGGAGCAAGTGGCACAGATGTTGATGGAACAGCGGGCACTGTTTCTGTAAATATATCTAAGGCCAAAAACTTTGTATTCGCCACCTTGACTGAAGAAGAACACGAG TTGCAGAATCAAAAACGAAAAGCAGCCGATTTgctcaacagcagcagcgaaACAGGCattaattttatgaaaaaacCACGTCTGGAACCGCGTCGGGAAAAGTGCCTTATTGATCAACTACTATAG
- the LOC6645349 gene encoding peroxisomal membrane protein PMP34 has product MVALSKLSQIFSYQNWVHAVSGASGGCIAMSTFYPLDTVRSRLQLEESGEVRSTKQVIKEIVLGEGFQALYRGLGPVLQSLCISNFVYFYTFHALKAIASNGSPSQQSALKDLLLGCIAGVINVFTTTPFWVVNTRLRMRNVAGTSDEINKHYKTLLEGLKYVAKTEGVAGLWSGTIPSLMLVSNPALQFMMYEMLKRNLMTFTGGEIGSLGFFVIGAIAKAFATVLTYPLQLVQTKQRHRTKEADSGAAGGPSTSRQAAAGKQTNQSTLELMISILQHQGVRGLFRGLEAKILQTVLTAALMFMAYEKIAGTVGLLLKRNR; this is encoded by the exons atggTTGCCCTCTCGAAGTTAAGTCAAATTTTTAGTTACCAAAACTGGGTGCATGCTGTCTCTGGGGCATCG GGTGGCTGCATAGCCATGAGCACATTCTATCCATTGGACACCGTGCGTTCGCGTCTGCAAT TGGAAGAGAGCGGCGAGGTACGCAGCACTAAGCAAGTGATCAAAGAAATTGTCCTAGGTGAAGGATTTCAGGCACTGTATCGAGGTCTTGGCCCTGTCCTTCAAAGTTTATGCATTTCGAATTTCGTGTATTTCTACACATTCCATGCGCTTAAAGCGATTGCTTCAAATGGTTCGCCTAGTCAGCAGAGCGCCCTAAAGGATCTGCTACTGGGCTGCATAGCTGGAGTAATAAATGTATTTACGACCACTCCCTTCTGGGTGGTCAACACACGATTGCGTATGCGCAATGTGGCCGGCACTTCGGATGAGATTAACAAGCATTACAAGACTCTACTGGAGGGACTTAAGTATGTGGCCAAAACTGAAGGTGTGGCTGGCCTATGGTCTGGCACAATTCCCTCACTGATGTTGGTCTCGAATCCGGCGCTTCAATTTATGATGTATGAAATGTTGAAGCGCAATCTTATGACGTTTACCGGAGGAGAAATCGGAAGTTTGGGTTTTTTTGTGATCGGAGCGATCGCTAAAGCCTTTGCCACAGTGCTGACATATCCATTGCAGCTGGTGCAGACAAAGCAACGTCATCGCACCAAGGAGGCGGATAGTGGTGCTGCTGGTGGCCCATCTACCTCACGTCAGGCGGCAGCTGGCAAGCAAACAAACCAAAGCACTTTGGAGCTGATGATCAGCATACTGCAACATCAAGGTGTGCGGGGTCTATTCCGTGGCCTAGAAGCCAAGATCCTGCAAACGGTACTCACTGCAGCTCTCATGTTTATGGCATATGAGAAAATTGCTGGAACAGTGGGACTCTTGCTTAAGCGCAaccgataa
- the LOC6645350 gene encoding THUMP domain-containing protein 1 homolog codes for MEPNSKKSKMSNNKFKQHNKKYFQAKKQQELLQVGQRGFFATCNINEKACVRECYNLLNHYADALYGPEKAPEEKTPDPVIGKDDKEIDDDDDDLEAAAAKCKETLKHRKMRFQNVSTKTNNCIFIRTLLDDPVALGKHIVNDIASTGVSMSRFVLRLVPIETVCRANMPDIVNAAGALFDKHFLKEPTSFGIIFNHRFNQQIKRDQIITQLAELVNSKNVGNKVDLQHAKKSIIVEVLRGWCLLSVIDNYLECKKFNLAELANPNGKKEASSDDPDAKLQTVPDDPVSKSDSQDEESS; via the coding sequence ATGGAACCGAACTCCAAGAAATCGAAGATGtcaaacaacaaatttaagcagcacaataaaaaatatttccagGCAAAGAAGCAGCAGGAGCTGCTGCAGGTTGGTCAGCGTGGTTTCTTTGCCACCTGCAACATCAACGAGAAAGCATGTGTCCGCGAGTGTTACAACCTGCTCAATCACTACGCGGACGCTTTATACGGTCCGGAGAAGGCACCAGAGGAGAAGACTCCGGATCCCGTAATTGGCAAAGATGATAAAGAAattgacgacgacgacgatgacttGGAGGCGGCTGCAGCTAAATGTAAAGAGACTCTCAAACATCGCAAGATGAGATTTCAAAACGTCAGCACAAAGACCAATAATTGCATATTTATACGCACTCTTCTGGATGATCCCGTCGCCTTGGGTAAACATATAGTCAACGATATAGCTTCCACAGGGGTATCCATGTCTCGTTTTGTATTGCGCCTGGTACCTATTGAAACAGTTTGCCGGGCCAATATGCCGGACATTGTCAATGCAGCTGGTGCTCTGTTTGACAAGCACTTTTTGAAGGAACCTACCAGCTTTGGCATTATATTCAATCATCGTTTCAATCAACAGATCAAACGTGATCAAATCATCACCCAATTGGCCGAGCTGGTGAACTCAAAGAATGTGGGCAACAAAGTGGATCTACAACATGCCAAGAAGTCAATCATTGTGGAAGTACTTCGAGGATGGTGTTTGCTTAGCGTGATAGATAACTATTTAGAATGCAAGAAGTTCAACTTGGCCGAGCTGGCGAATCCCAATGGGAAAAAAGAAGCATCGAGTGATGATCCGGATGCAAAGCTACAAACCGTGCCTGACGACCCAGTCTCAAAATCTGATTCACAAGATGAGGAATCTTCCTAA
- the LOC6645351 gene encoding lysine-specific demethylase 8, translating to MAMEAVILELAKLFPRFVDIDGDLLRHNVEARYILKRAADYVESLEYHTKDGTDTNEEEIRYLIQALVDINWERIHTGHFSNVSLPVRKIYALGCYFKILFLLLEISSPEQREKCNAILDEAQLLGCTDDWNELKTSLMKHLDDDLYLNDVTSLPILPVVKRCSHRCDIPQIDAPSLNEFRTLCYEPHQPTLLLNTMNHWPAMDKWRNLNYLLKVAGNRTVPIEIGSNYASEEWSQQLVKIRDFLHRQFNGEDEAKEIEYLAQHELFAQIPDLKADICLPDYCTVRSDDSATDVDIKAWLGPAGTISPMHYDPKHNLLCQVFGSKQIILASPKDTEKLYPHQSEFLGNTSQIDAAKLDLQTYPLAESVQFYELFLQPGDCLYMPPKWWHYVQAKTPSFSVSFWWE from the exons ATGGCTATGGAAGCGGTTATCTTGGAGTTGGCCAAGTTGTTTCCTCGATTTGTTGATATTGACGGGGATCTTCTGCGGCATAATGTAGAGGCTCGATATATACTTAAACGGGCTGCTGATTACGTAGAAAGTTTGGAATACCACACTAAGGATGGTACGGACACCAATGAGGAAGAGATTCGCTATCTGATACAGGCCTTGGTGGATATAAATTGGGAGCGCATTCATACGGGTCATTTTAGCAATGTTTCATTGCCAGTCAGAAAAATCTATGCGTTGGGATGCTACTTTAAG ATATTGTTTCTACTTCTGGAGATAAGTAGTCCCGAGCAGAGAGAAAAGTGCAATGCCATTCTAGATGAAGCTCAACTGCTGGGTTGCACTGACGATTGGAATGAGTTGAAGACATCCTTAATGAAGCATCTAGACGATGATTTGTATTTAAACGACGTTACTTCGCTGCCCATTTTACCCGTTGTTAAGCGTTGTTCCCATCGCTGTGATATACCCCAAATAGATGCTCCAAGCTTAAATGAATTTCGTACGCTTTGTTACGAGCCACATCAGCCTACGCTCTTGCTGAATACCATGAATCATTGGCCAGCCATGGATAAGTGGCGCAATTTAAATTATCTACTGAAAGTCGCCGGCAATCGTACTGTTCCAATAGAGATTGGCTCCAACTATGCAAGTGAAGAGTGGTCCCAGCAACTGGTAAAAATACGTGATTTTCTGCATCGCCAATTTAATGGCGAAGATGAAGCCAAAGAGATTGAATATCTAGCTCAGCATGAACTATTTGCCCAAATACCAGACTTAAAGGCCGATATATGTCTCCCGGATTACTGTACGGTGCGTAGCGATGATTCTGCAACGGATGTGGATATTAAAGCCTGGCTAGGACCAGCTGGTACCATTTCACCGATGCATTATGATCCAAAGCATAATTTGCTTTGTCAGGTTTTTGgatcaaaacaaataatattagCATCGCCCAAAGATACGGAAAAACTTTATCCCCATCAGAGCGAATTTCTTGGCAATACATCACAAATAGATGCAGCCAAATTGGATCTTCAGACTTATCCACTTGCCGAAAGTGTACAATTTTATGAACTTTTCCTACAGCCTGGAGACTGCTTATATATGCCACCCAAATGGTGGCACTATGTACAGGCCAAAACGCCGAGTTTTTCTGTAAGTTTCTGGTGGGAATAG
- the LOC6645352 gene encoding B-cell receptor-associated protein 31 yields MSLVWTLIAGFLYAEIIVVLLLVLVGNPYRWNRFFKSKFLAMMAQQAHIYFFLIMGVLVLFLLEAIREMRKYSSHEQSGEVHLNVEMQHSMRLFRAQRNFYISGFSIFLVLVIRRLVTLISAQANLMAQSEASMKQAQSATAAARSLMEDKATDKAKEATEDTTLNELNKLRERVQQLTADLNREKKDKEAVKSQAESINREYDRLTEEYSKLQKQITIGGAAGNKDD; encoded by the exons ATGAGTTTGGTTTGGACTTTGATCGCCGGCTTTCTATACGCCGAGATTATAGTAGTTTTGCTACTGGTACTGGTGGGCAACCCGTACAGATGGAATCGTTTCTTCAAATCCAAATTTCTGGCCATGATGGCACAGCAGGCACACATATATTTCTTCTTAATTATGGGTGTTCTGGTCTTGTTCCTATTGGAAGCCATTCGAGAGATGCGCAAGTATTCCAGCCATGAGCAGAGCGGCGAAGTTCATCTCAATGTGGAGATGCAGCATAGCATGCGTCTATTCCGTGCTCAGCGCAATTTCTACATCTCgggtttttccattttcttggTTCTGGTTATTCGCCGTCTGGTTACATTGATCTCAGCTCAGGCCAATTTAATGGCCCAGAGTGAAGCGAGCATGAAGCAGGCCCAAAGTGCCACAGCCGCGGCCCGTTCCCTTATGGAGGACAAGGCGACCGACAAGGCCAAGGAGGCTACCGAGGACACAACGCTAAATGAG CTAAATAAGCTGCGTGAGCGTGTCCAGCAGCTTACCGCCGATCTAAACCGTGAAAAGAAAGACAAGGAGGCAGTTAAATCTCAGGCCGAGAGCATTAACCGTGAATACGATCGTCTTACCGAGGAGTACAGCAAGTTGCAAAAGCAAATCACAATTGGAGGAGCAGCAGGCAACAAGGATGACTAA